DNA from Acidobacteriota bacterium:
AGCGACTACACGACGCTGGAGCCGCTGCTGCGGGAGCGGGCGCGGGGCGTGCTGTTGATTGGCGCGGCCACCGAAAAGATCGCGGCGCAGCTTGCGCCGCTGAGTGCGGCCGTACCACTGACGCGCTGCGGGACGCTCGATCAGGCGATTGCCACCGCCAGCGCGCAGGCGCAGGCGGGGGACACGATTCTGCTGGCGCCGGCGTGCGCGAGCTTCGATCAGTTTGAGAACTACGGGCATCGCGGGCGGATGTTCAAAGAGCTGGTGCGTAAATTAGGGGCCAGGGGTCAGGGGCCAGGGGCCGGCGGTCATCAGTCATCAGTCATCAGTCATCAGTAAATGCCGAAGAAACTCGCCTATGACCGGACGTTGTTTGTTACTACGCTGGCGCTGGTGACGTTCGGGCTGGTGATGGTGTTTTCGGCTTCGGCGCTGATGTCGGCGGAGCAGTTCCGCTCGCCCTACAGCTTTCTGCTGCGGCAGGGGGCAGGGGCGGTGCTGGGGCTGATCGCCATGGTAGTGCTGATGCGGTTGGATTACCGCAAGCTGCGGGAGCCGCAGGTGGTGTATCCGCTGCTGTGCCTGACGGTGCTGCTGCTGGTGGCGGTGTTCGGACTGGACCGCTCGCACAACACGCACCGCTGGATCCGCATGGGGCCGCTGTCGCTGCAGCCGTCGGAGCTGGCGAAGCCGGTGCTGGTGCTGTTTCTGGCGTTCTATCTGGAAAACAAGCTGCGGGATGTGAATGAGTGGCTCACGCTGGGGCCGATTCTGGTCTGCCTGGTGGCGCTGTGCGGGCTGGTGGTGTTCGAGCCGGACCTGGGCACGACAGTGGCGCTGGCGCTGATCGCGGCCACGATGCTGTACGTCGCGGGCCTGCGCTGGAAATGGATGGGCTACGGGGCGCTGGTCAGTCTGCCGATTCTGTATGTGCTCGTGTTTCACGTGCATTACCGGCGGGAGCGGATCCTGGCGTTTCTGCATCCCTGGCAACATGCGCGCAATGTGGCGTTCCAGATCGTGCAGTCGCTGATTGCGCTGGGCAGCGGCGGCTGGGCGGGAGTGGGGCTGATGAACGGGCGGCAGAAGCTGTTTTTTCTGCCCGAGGCGCACAGCGACTTCATTTTCGCGGTGGTGGGCGAGGAGTTCGGCTGGGTGGGCTGCACGCTGATTGTGCTGGCGTTTCTGATTTTCCTGTGGCGCGGGTTGCGGATTGCGCGGCGGGCGCCGGACAGCTTTGGGCGGCTGCTGGCGATTGGGGTAACGGCGATGATTGTGATTCAGGCGCTGATCAACTTCAGCGTGGTGACGAGCATTTTGCCGGACAAGGGGATTCCGCTCCCGTTC
Protein-coding regions in this window:
- the ftsW gene encoding putative lipid II flippase FtsW; this encodes MPKKLAYDRTLFVTTLALVTFGLVMVFSASALMSAEQFRSPYSFLLRQGAGAVLGLIAMVVLMRLDYRKLREPQVVYPLLCLTVLLLVAVFGLDRSHNTHRWIRMGPLSLQPSELAKPVLVLFLAFYLENKLRDVNEWLTLGPILVCLVALCGLVVFEPDLGTTVALALIAATMLYVAGLRWKWMGYGALVSLPILYVLVFHVHYRRERILAFLHPWQHARNVAFQIVQSLIALGSGGWAGVGLMNGRQKLFFLPEAHSDFIFAVVGEEFGWVGCTLIVLAFLIFLWRGLRIARRAPDSFGRLLAIGVTAMIVIQALINFSVVTSILPDKGIPLPFISYGGSSLLFSLAAVGMLLSVSQYTS